The sequence GCTCAAGCAACTGCGCAGCGAATACCCCGACCTGCCGGTGTTGATGCTCTCGGGCCGCGGCGAGCCGCTGGATCGCATTCTCGGCCTCGAGCTGGGCGCAGACGATTACCTGGCCAAACCCTGCGATCCCCGCGAACTCACCGCTCGGCTACGCGCCGTGCTGCGACGCAGCCAGCCAGCGAGCGCGCCGAGCCAACTGGAGCTGGGGGACCTTTGCTATAGCCCGGCGCGGGGCGTCGCCAATGTCGGCGACCATGAAGTGACCCTGACGCTGTCCGAGGGCCGCATCCTCGAAGCGTTGCTCAGCCAACCTGGCGAGCCTCTGGACAAGCAGGCACTGGCGCAACTGGCGCTCGGACGCAAGCTGACCTTGTACGACCGTAGCCTGGACATGCATGTCAGCAACCTGCGTCGCAAGCTCGGCCCGCACCCCGACGGCCGCCAGCGGATCGTCGCGCTACGTAGCCGAGGCTATCTCTACGCGTCCTGATCGGCTTTACCGAGCCTTTACCCTGCGCTGACCGCCCTTGACCTTGCGCGCCCTAGACTGGGCTCATCCGATCGAAACCAGAACCGCACAGGCGCTTCCCGGTGATCGGTTTCACACACAGGAGAGACCTCATGATGCGCAAGACACTTATTGCCATGCTTTTCGCTTCGACCCTCCCCGCCATTGCCATGGCGATGCCCGGAGAAGGCCATCGCCATCACGGCGGCAAGCACACCCCGTTCGAACAGCTTGACCTGACCAAGGAACAGAAACAGGACATGCGCAAGCTGATGGGCGAACAGATGAAAAATCATCGCGAGATCACCCAACGCTATCTCGACAAGCTGCCTGAGTCCGAGCGCAAGGCCATGCAGGACGAACTCAAATCCAGCAAGGAAACCACCCACAAGCAGATGCGCAACCTGCTCAAGCCCGAGCAGCAGAAGCGGTTCGACGAGATGCACGAGAAGATGCAAGCCAAACGTGCAGAACGTGCCGAGTTCGCGCAGTGGAAAGCCGAGCGCGAGCAGAAAAACTGACCCCGGCTGATACCAACCCGCCCGGCGAGCACCTCACGCGGTGCCCGCCGGGCTTTGCTGTGGAGAGATGACCGTTGCGATCCCTGTTCTGGCGAATCCTTGCAACCTTCTGGCTGGCAATCGCGCTGGTCGCCGGCCTCGCCATGCTGCTCGGCCACGCATTGAACCAGGACTCCTGGATCGTCAACCGGCACCCCGGGGTCAAGGACCTGGCGGAAGTCTGGACACGCGTCTACGAACGCCAGGGCCCGCTGCCCGCGCAATTCATGCTCGAACGGCACCGGCACCACTTCCATGTCGACGTGCAGGTATTGGCCGAGAACGGTCAGCCGGTCATCCGCGGAACCTTCCCAGCCCGTGCCGCCGCGTTCGAGGCGCGCCAGGAAAACCGCGCGGGGCG is a genomic window of Stutzerimonas stutzeri containing:
- a CDS encoding response regulator transcription factor; the encoded protein is MSELLLIDDDIELCELLVSWLAQEGFAARACHDGQSARAALAEDQPAAVVLDVMLPDGSGLELLKQLRSEYPDLPVLMLSGRGEPLDRILGLELGADDYLAKPCDPRELTARLRAVLRRSQPASAPSQLELGDLCYSPARGVANVGDHEVTLTLSEGRILEALLSQPGEPLDKQALAQLALGRKLTLYDRSLDMHVSNLRRKLGPHPDGRQRIVALRSRGYLYAS
- a CDS encoding Spy/CpxP family protein refolding chaperone; this translates as MRKTLIAMLFASTLPAIAMAMPGEGHRHHGGKHTPFEQLDLTKEQKQDMRKLMGEQMKNHREITQRYLDKLPESERKAMQDELKSSKETTHKQMRNLLKPEQQKRFDEMHEKMQAKRAERAEFAQWKAEREQKN